One Pseudonocardia sediminis DNA window includes the following coding sequences:
- a CDS encoding DUF2237 family protein: MAQNVLGGELETCGTDPMTGFFRDGCCETGGDDTGVHTVCSRVTAEFLEFSASRGNDLRTPHPEFGFTGLKPGDRWCLCADRWVEAHEAGFAPSVVLEATHAKTLEWVNLDELRKFAV; the protein is encoded by the coding sequence ATGGCGCAGAACGTGCTCGGCGGCGAGTTGGAGACCTGCGGAACGGACCCGATGACGGGGTTCTTCCGCGACGGATGCTGTGAGACCGGCGGTGACGACACCGGGGTGCACACCGTGTGCTCCCGCGTCACCGCGGAGTTCCTGGAGTTCAGCGCGAGCCGCGGCAACGACCTGCGCACCCCGCACCCGGAGTTCGGCTTCACCGGTCTGAAGCCGGGCGACCGCTGGTGCCTGTGCGCGGACCGCTGGGTGGAGGCGCACGAGGCCGGGTTCGCCCCGTCGGTCGTACTGGAGGCCACCCACGCCAAGACCCTGGAGTGGGTCAACCTCGACGAGCTGCGCAAGTTCGCCGTCTAG
- the hisG gene encoding ATP phosphoribosyltransferase produces the protein MLRVALPNKGTLAEPAATMMREAGYRQRSDSRDLSMVDEENGIEFFYLRPKDIATYVGKGDLHLGVTGFDLMEESGSQVQTVLELGFGKSRFQFAVPAGDDWKLEDLDGKKIATSYPRLVRSYLSGKRIGAEIVKLDGAVEISIQLGLADAIADVVSSGRTLRQHGLAVIGDPIASSQATLIEREPRHDRAESEETTAVKAIFAERLRGVVLAREYLMMDYDCPKGLLPEAEKIAPGLQAPTVSPLYKEGWVAVRTMVPTKDTNRVMDKLARLGAKAILTSEIRSCRAMTTNGDD, from the coding sequence ATGCTCCGCGTCGCGTTGCCCAACAAGGGCACCCTGGCCGAGCCCGCCGCCACCATGATGCGGGAGGCCGGCTACCGACAGCGGTCCGACTCGCGCGACCTGTCCATGGTCGACGAGGAGAACGGCATCGAGTTCTTCTACCTGCGCCCGAAGGACATCGCGACCTACGTCGGCAAGGGCGACCTGCACCTCGGCGTCACCGGGTTCGACCTCATGGAGGAGTCCGGCAGCCAGGTCCAGACGGTGCTGGAGCTGGGCTTCGGCAAGTCCCGCTTCCAGTTCGCCGTCCCGGCCGGGGACGACTGGAAGCTCGAGGACCTCGACGGCAAGAAGATCGCCACCTCCTACCCGCGGCTGGTGCGCTCGTACCTGTCCGGGAAGCGGATCGGCGCCGAGATCGTGAAGCTCGACGGCGCGGTGGAGATCTCCATCCAGCTCGGCCTCGCGGACGCCATCGCGGACGTCGTGTCGTCCGGGCGGACACTGCGCCAGCACGGGCTCGCCGTCATCGGCGACCCGATCGCCTCGTCGCAGGCCACCCTGATCGAGCGCGAGCCGCGCCACGACCGGGCCGAGTCCGAGGAGACCACCGCGGTCAAGGCGATCTTCGCCGAGCGGCTGCGCGGCGTCGTGCTCGCCCGCGAGTACCTGATGATGGACTACGACTGCCCGAAGGGTCTGCTGCCGGAAGCGGAGAAGATCGCGCCCGGCCTGCAGGCGCCGACGGTCTCGCCGCTCTACAAGGAGGGCTGGGTCGCGGTCCGGACGATGGTGCCGACCAAGGACACCAACCGCGTCATGGACAAGCTCGCCCGCCTCGGCGCCAAGGCCATCCTGACCTCGGAGATCCGTTCCTGCCGCGCCATGACGACCAACGGCGACGACTGA
- a CDS encoding phosphoribosyl-ATP diphosphatase: MKTFDGLFAELSAKAAERPAGSGTVAALDAGVHAQGKKVLEEAGEVWLAAEHEPDDALAEEISQLLYRVQVLMLQRGLALEDVYKFL; encoded by the coding sequence GTGAAGACATTCGACGGCCTGTTCGCGGAGCTCAGCGCGAAGGCGGCCGAGCGCCCGGCGGGGTCGGGCACCGTGGCCGCCCTCGACGCGGGCGTGCACGCACAGGGCAAGAAGGTGCTCGAGGAGGCCGGCGAGGTCTGGCTGGCCGCCGAGCACGAGCCGGACGACGCGCTCGCCGAGGAGATCTCGCAGCTCCTCTACCGGGTACAGGTGCTGATGCTCCAGCGCGGGCTGGCCCTGGAGGACGTCTACAAGTTCCTCTGA
- the metH gene encoding methionine synthase, whose product MEATAARTQRLREILDERIGVVDGAWGTVIQGLGLSPEDYQADFLVDHPKDTNGDPDLLNLTRPDLILDSHRRYFEAGADITTTNTFTATTIGQADYALEGKVREMNLAAAKLARQAADEAEGDKFVAGSIGPLNVTLSLSPKVEDPSYRAVTYQQVYDTYADQISALDEGGVDLLLIETIFDTLNSKAALQAAYDVAPHLPIWISVTIVDRSGRTLSGQTVDAFWTSVRHARPLIVGLNCSLGADEMRPHVQALSEIADTYTASYPNAGLPNAFGGYDETPDQTAALLKEFGESGLVNIVGGCCGTGHDHIAAIAASVTSLPPRTPVQRPEGTRFSGLERFEIGPDTGFVMIGERTNVTGSKRFRRLIESKDYNGALDVALDMVRGGANMLDVNMDADLLESDEEMTTFLNLVATEPEVARWPIMIDSSRWSVIEAGLRCVQGKGVVNSISLKEGEDEFRERANIVRSFGAGVVVMAFDEKGQADTAQRKVEICERAYKILVDEVGFPPEDIVFDPNVLAIATGMSEHADYAKDFIEACPQIKERCPGVHISGGISNLSFSFRGNNVVREAMDSVFLYHAIRAGLDMGIVNAGQLAVYQDIDAELLEMCEDVLFNRRDDATDRLVDAADRFKGEGTQRKQDLTWRENDVKARLEHALVHGIVDYVEDDTEEARQQAEKPLHVIEGPLMDGMKVVGDLFGDGKMFLPQVVKSARVMKRAVAYLEPFMEKEKEEAKARGEITSDRGNGTVVMATVKGDVHDIGKNIVGVVLGCNSYKVIDLGVMVPAATILDTAVAEDADAIGLSGLITPSLDEMVGVAAEMERRGLKLPLLIGGATTSKQHTAVKVAPAYDGTTVHVLDASRVVGVVSDLFDDNRAEVLAASNAEEQQRLREQHEGREQKPLLSIEEARANREVVSFDEELPVPSFTGVKHLSPTIAELRELIDWQFLFLAWEMKGKFPKILDEPVARELYDDANAMLDHIIENDLFEAKGVYGFWPAHAEGDDIVIDEDGNDVRLPMLRQQTKKPLGRHNRCLADFVAPEGDHLGAFAVGIQGAEKVSGEYEKNLDDYKSIMVKALADRLAEAFAEYAHLQARREWFEPDADPSAEELLGEKFRGIRPAFGYPACPDHTEKQKLFDLLDATTLDIHLTESFAMTPAAAVSGMLFAHPDSRYFTVGRVGKDQIEDYAQRQGTEVLEVERWLRPNLGYSPEAKAADGA is encoded by the coding sequence GTGGAGGCGACGGCCGCCAGGACCCAGCGTCTCAGAGAGATTCTGGACGAGCGGATCGGCGTCGTCGACGGCGCGTGGGGAACGGTCATCCAGGGGCTGGGGTTGTCCCCGGAGGACTACCAGGCCGACTTCCTGGTCGATCATCCGAAGGACACCAACGGTGACCCGGACCTCCTCAACCTGACCCGGCCAGACCTGATTCTGGACAGCCACCGGCGCTACTTCGAGGCCGGCGCGGACATCACCACGACGAACACCTTCACCGCCACCACCATCGGCCAGGCCGACTACGCCCTCGAGGGCAAGGTGCGCGAGATGAACCTGGCGGCGGCCAAACTGGCCCGCCAGGCCGCCGACGAGGCCGAGGGCGACAAGTTCGTCGCCGGCTCGATCGGCCCGCTCAACGTGACCCTGTCCCTGTCACCGAAGGTCGAGGACCCGTCCTACCGGGCGGTCACCTACCAGCAGGTCTACGACACCTACGCCGACCAGATCTCCGCGCTCGACGAGGGCGGCGTCGACCTGCTCCTGATCGAGACCATCTTCGACACGCTCAACAGCAAGGCGGCGCTGCAGGCGGCCTACGACGTCGCCCCGCACCTGCCGATCTGGATCTCGGTCACGATCGTCGACCGGAGCGGCCGGACGCTGTCCGGCCAGACGGTCGACGCGTTCTGGACCTCGGTCCGGCACGCGCGGCCGCTGATCGTGGGCCTGAACTGCTCGCTCGGCGCGGACGAGATGCGCCCGCACGTGCAGGCACTGTCCGAGATCGCGGACACCTACACCGCGAGCTACCCGAACGCCGGGCTGCCGAACGCGTTCGGCGGCTACGACGAGACCCCGGACCAGACCGCGGCGCTGCTCAAGGAGTTCGGCGAGTCCGGGCTAGTCAACATCGTCGGCGGCTGCTGCGGCACCGGGCACGACCACATCGCCGCGATCGCGGCGTCGGTCACGTCCCTGCCGCCGCGTACTCCGGTCCAGCGGCCCGAAGGGACCCGGTTCTCCGGCCTGGAGCGGTTCGAGATCGGCCCCGACACCGGGTTCGTGATGATCGGTGAGCGCACAAACGTCACCGGCTCCAAGCGGTTCCGGCGCCTCATCGAGTCCAAGGACTACAACGGCGCGCTCGACGTGGCGCTGGACATGGTCCGCGGCGGCGCGAACATGCTCGACGTCAACATGGACGCCGACCTCCTCGAGAGCGACGAGGAGATGACGACGTTCCTGAACCTCGTGGCCACCGAGCCGGAGGTCGCCCGCTGGCCGATCATGATCGACAGCTCGCGCTGGTCGGTCATCGAGGCCGGTCTGCGCTGTGTGCAGGGCAAGGGTGTCGTCAACTCGATCAGCCTCAAGGAGGGCGAGGACGAGTTCCGCGAGCGCGCGAACATCGTCCGTTCCTTCGGCGCGGGCGTCGTCGTCATGGCCTTCGACGAGAAGGGCCAGGCCGACACCGCGCAGCGCAAGGTCGAGATCTGCGAGCGGGCCTACAAGATCCTCGTCGACGAGGTCGGGTTCCCGCCCGAGGACATCGTGTTCGACCCGAACGTGCTGGCCATCGCGACCGGCATGTCCGAGCACGCGGACTACGCCAAGGACTTCATCGAGGCGTGCCCGCAGATCAAGGAGCGCTGCCCGGGCGTCCACATCTCCGGCGGCATCTCGAACCTGTCGTTCTCCTTCCGCGGCAACAACGTGGTGCGCGAGGCGATGGACTCGGTCTTCCTCTACCACGCGATCCGGGCCGGCCTGGACATGGGCATCGTGAACGCCGGCCAGCTCGCGGTCTACCAGGACATCGACGCCGAGCTCCTCGAGATGTGCGAGGACGTCCTGTTCAACCGGCGCGACGACGCGACGGACCGTCTCGTCGACGCCGCGGACCGGTTCAAGGGCGAGGGCACCCAGCGCAAGCAGGACCTGACCTGGCGCGAGAACGACGTCAAGGCCCGGCTCGAGCACGCCCTGGTGCACGGCATCGTCGACTACGTCGAGGACGACACCGAGGAGGCGCGCCAGCAGGCCGAGAAGCCGCTGCACGTCATCGAGGGTCCGCTGATGGACGGCATGAAGGTCGTCGGCGACCTGTTCGGCGACGGCAAGATGTTCCTGCCCCAGGTGGTCAAGTCCGCCCGGGTCATGAAGCGCGCGGTGGCCTACCTCGAGCCCTTCATGGAGAAGGAGAAGGAGGAGGCCAAGGCGCGCGGGGAGATCACCTCCGACCGCGGCAACGGCACCGTCGTCATGGCCACGGTCAAGGGCGACGTGCACGACATCGGCAAGAACATCGTCGGCGTCGTGCTGGGCTGCAACAGCTACAAGGTAATCGACCTCGGCGTGATGGTCCCGGCCGCGACGATCCTGGACACCGCGGTGGCCGAGGACGCGGACGCGATCGGTCTCTCCGGGCTGATCACCCCGTCGCTCGACGAGATGGTCGGGGTGGCCGCGGAGATGGAGCGGCGCGGTCTCAAGCTGCCGCTGCTGATCGGCGGCGCGACGACGTCCAAGCAGCACACCGCGGTCAAGGTGGCGCCGGCCTACGACGGCACCACCGTGCACGTGCTCGACGCCTCGCGCGTCGTCGGTGTCGTGTCCGACCTGTTCGACGACAACCGTGCCGAGGTGCTCGCGGCGAGCAACGCCGAGGAGCAGCAGCGCCTGCGCGAGCAGCACGAGGGCCGCGAGCAGAAGCCGCTCCTGTCGATCGAGGAGGCCCGGGCCAACCGGGAGGTCGTCTCCTTCGACGAGGAGCTGCCGGTCCCGTCGTTCACCGGGGTCAAGCACCTCAGCCCGACGATCGCGGAGCTGCGCGAGCTGATCGACTGGCAGTTCCTGTTCCTGGCCTGGGAGATGAAGGGCAAGTTCCCGAAGATCCTGGACGAGCCGGTGGCGCGTGAGCTCTACGACGACGCCAACGCGATGCTCGACCACATCATCGAGAACGACCTGTTCGAGGCCAAGGGCGTCTACGGGTTCTGGCCGGCGCACGCCGAGGGCGACGACATCGTCATCGACGAGGACGGCAACGACGTCCGGCTCCCGATGCTGCGTCAGCAGACGAAGAAGCCGCTGGGCCGTCACAACCGCTGCCTCGCCGACTTCGTGGCGCCCGAGGGCGACCACCTCGGCGCGTTCGCGGTGGGCATCCAGGGCGCGGAAAAGGTGTCGGGGGAGTACGAGAAGAACCTCGACGACTACAAGTCGATCATGGTGAAGGCCCTGGCCGACCGTCTCGCCGAGGCCTTCGCCGAGTACGCGCACCTGCAGGCCCGTCGCGAGTGGTTCGAGCCCGACGCCGACCCGTCGGCGGAGGAGCTGCTGGGGGAGAAGTTCCGGGGCATCCGTCCCGCGTTCGGCTACCCGGCCTGCCCGGACCACACCGAGAAGCAGAAGCTGTTCGACCTGCTCGACGCGACGACGCTGGACATCCACCTCACCGAGTCGTTCGCGATGACGCCGGCCGCGGCGGTGTCGGGCATGCTCTTCGCCCACCCCGACTCGCGGTACTTCACCGTGGGCCGGGTCGGCAAGGACCAGATCGAGGACTACGCGCAGCGCCAGGGCACCGAGGTGCTCGAGGTCGAGCGCTGGCTGCGTCCGAACCTGGGCTACTCACCGGAGGCGAAGGCCGCCGATGGGGCCTGA
- the mshC gene encoding cysteine--1-D-myo-inosityl 2-amino-2-deoxy-alpha-D-glucopyranoside ligase, giving the protein MRTWSSVDIPAIDGAGPPLRLHDTATGRVRPTAPGDTATMYVCGITPYDATHLGHAATYLAFDLVHRLWLDLGHDVHYVQNVTDIDDPLLERAARDQDDWVVLGMRETALFREDMESLRVLPPRQFIGAVEAIPEISELVGKLLASGVAYRLDDPEYPDVYHDITSTGHFGYESNYDEATMLELFGDRGGDPDRPGKRHRLDPLLWRMEREGEPAWESDLGRGRPGWHVECAAIALNRLGTRIDLNGGGSDLAFPHHECGALHAESLTGEHPFARHYTHTGMIGLDGAKMSKSKGNLVFVSKLRALGVDPNVIRLALLSGHYRTDRSWTDELQARAQARLNRWREALTLDAAPSAEHLVSQIRTHLADDLDTPGALAAVDAWVEEALNRRGTDSYAPGSAREALDALLGVVV; this is encoded by the coding sequence ATGCGTACGTGGTCCTCCGTCGACATCCCCGCCATCGACGGCGCGGGGCCCCCCTTGCGTCTGCACGACACGGCGACCGGCCGGGTCCGTCCGACCGCCCCCGGCGACACCGCGACGATGTACGTCTGCGGGATCACCCCGTACGACGCGACCCACCTCGGGCACGCCGCCACCTACCTGGCCTTCGACCTGGTGCACCGGCTCTGGCTCGACCTCGGCCACGACGTGCACTACGTCCAGAACGTCACCGACATCGACGACCCGCTGCTCGAGCGCGCCGCCCGCGACCAGGACGACTGGGTCGTGCTCGGGATGCGCGAGACGGCGCTGTTCCGCGAGGACATGGAGTCGCTGCGGGTGCTGCCGCCGCGGCAGTTCATCGGCGCCGTCGAGGCCATCCCGGAGATCTCCGAGCTGGTCGGCAAGCTGCTCGCCTCCGGCGTGGCCTACCGCCTCGACGACCCCGAGTACCCGGACGTCTACCACGACATCACCTCCACCGGGCACTTCGGCTACGAGTCGAACTACGACGAGGCGACGATGCTGGAGCTGTTCGGCGATCGCGGGGGAGACCCCGACCGCCCGGGCAAGCGCCACCGCCTCGACCCGCTGCTGTGGCGCATGGAGCGCGAGGGCGAGCCGGCGTGGGAGTCCGACCTGGGCCGCGGCCGTCCCGGCTGGCACGTCGAGTGCGCGGCGATCGCGCTGAACCGCCTCGGCACCCGCATCGACCTCAACGGCGGCGGGTCCGACCTGGCGTTCCCGCACCACGAGTGCGGCGCCCTGCACGCCGAGTCGCTGACCGGCGAGCACCCGTTCGCCCGGCACTACACCCACACCGGGATGATCGGCCTCGACGGCGCGAAGATGTCGAAGTCCAAGGGCAACCTGGTGTTCGTGTCCAAGCTGCGGGCCCTCGGCGTCGACCCCAACGTGATCCGGCTGGCGCTGCTGTCCGGGCACTACCGCACCGATCGGTCCTGGACCGACGAGCTGCAGGCCCGGGCCCAGGCACGGCTGAACCGGTGGCGCGAGGCCCTCACCCTGGACGCGGCGCCGTCGGCGGAGCACCTGGTCTCGCAGATCCGCACGCACCTCGCCGACGACCTGGACACCCCGGGCGCACTGGCGGCGGTCGACGCGTGGGTCGAGGAGGCGCTGAACCGTCGCGGTACCGACAGCTACGCCCCCGGCAGCGCCCGCGAGGCCCTGGACGCCCTGCTCGGCGTCGTCGTCTGA
- a CDS encoding HAD family hydrolase has protein sequence MGPDGPASRSSARPAGAAVAAPAGVLLDMDGTLIDSEKVWDRSLNELMVHLGAGPLTTEARRESIGGSLWSSVHICFREAGRDPSTVSEAEMAATGEWLFTRTGELFGEGLPWRPGARELLATLRESGVPAVLVTNTIRSLTELALDTLGRESFAATVCGDEVEHPKPAPDPYRRAAELLGLDPARCLAVEDSPTGAVSAETAGCAVLVVPCEVPVPDGPRRVQRTSLTGVTLSDLASIHASVVSAASV, from the coding sequence ATGGGGCCTGACGGTCCCGCGTCCCGCTCGTCCGCACGTCCCGCCGGTGCCGCTGTCGCGGCACCGGCGGGTGTGCTCCTGGACATGGACGGCACGCTGATCGACTCGGAGAAGGTCTGGGACCGCTCGCTCAACGAGCTGATGGTCCATCTCGGGGCCGGTCCGCTGACCACCGAGGCCCGGCGCGAGTCGATCGGCGGGTCGCTGTGGTCGAGCGTGCACATCTGCTTCCGGGAGGCGGGCCGTGACCCGTCGACGGTCTCCGAGGCGGAGATGGCCGCGACCGGGGAGTGGCTGTTCACCCGCACCGGAGAGCTGTTCGGTGAGGGACTGCCGTGGCGGCCGGGTGCGCGGGAGCTGCTGGCGACCCTGCGCGAGTCGGGCGTCCCGGCCGTACTGGTCACGAACACCATCCGGTCGCTGACCGAGCTGGCGCTCGACACGCTCGGGCGGGAGAGCTTCGCCGCGACCGTGTGCGGCGACGAGGTCGAGCACCCGAAGCCGGCGCCGGACCCCTACCGGCGGGCGGCGGAGCTGCTCGGGCTCGACCCGGCCCGTTGTCTGGCCGTGGAGGACTCGCCGACCGGGGCGGTCTCGGCGGAGACGGCCGGGTGCGCCGTCCTCGTCGTGCCCTGCGAGGTCCCGGTGCCGGACGGACCGCGGCGGGTGCAACGCACGTCACTCACAGGGGTCACACTGAGTGATCTTGCTTCCATCCATGCGTCGGTGGTGAGCGCCGCGTCGGTGTGA
- a CDS encoding PAC2 family protein has protein sequence MTDRDPRAVGTGEQPSLVEPVLIAAFEGWNDAGEAASTALEHLELSWDAQPLTSIDPEEYYDFQVTRPHVKLSDGVTRKIEWQTTRLSWATLPGTDRHVVLVSGIEPNMRWRAFCRELIGHIERLGVTKVITLGALLTEVPHTRPTPVNGISWDADSFKSMGTEPSNYEGPTGIVAVFQQACVEAGVPAMSYWAEVPHYVSQARVPKAAVALLHRIEEALDVEVPLGGLPEAAEEWERTVSEMADADDEVREYVRQLEEQAQESDAEEAEVELRETSGDTIAADFERYLRRRGSGPGEAAGS, from the coding sequence ATGACGGATCGAGACCCGAGGGCCGTGGGAACGGGCGAGCAGCCGTCCCTGGTCGAGCCGGTGCTGATCGCCGCGTTCGAGGGCTGGAACGACGCCGGTGAGGCCGCGAGCACCGCCCTGGAGCACCTCGAGCTCAGCTGGGACGCACAGCCTCTGACCTCGATCGATCCCGAGGAGTACTACGACTTCCAGGTCACCCGGCCGCACGTCAAACTGTCCGACGGCGTCACCCGCAAGATCGAGTGGCAGACCACCCGGCTGTCCTGGGCCACGCTGCCCGGCACCGACCGTCACGTCGTGCTCGTGAGCGGTATCGAACCGAACATGAGATGGCGCGCATTCTGCCGTGAGCTGATCGGTCACATCGAGCGACTGGGAGTGACGAAGGTCATCACGCTCGGTGCGCTGCTGACCGAGGTCCCGCACACTCGGCCGACCCCGGTGAACGGGATCTCCTGGGACGCCGACTCGTTCAAGTCGATGGGCACCGAGCCGTCGAACTACGAGGGTCCGACCGGGATCGTCGCGGTGTTCCAGCAGGCCTGCGTCGAGGCCGGGGTGCCGGCGATGTCGTACTGGGCCGAGGTGCCGCACTACGTCTCGCAGGCCCGCGTGCCCAAGGCCGCGGTGGCGCTGCTGCACCGGATCGAGGAGGCGCTCGACGTCGAGGTCCCGCTCGGCGGGCTGCCGGAGGCGGCCGAGGAGTGGGAGCGCACGGTCTCGGAGATGGCCGACGCCGACGACGAGGTGCGCGAGTACGTCCGCCAGCTCGAGGAGCAGGCCCAGGAGTCCGACGCCGAGGAGGCCGAGGTCGAGCTGCGCGAGACCAGCGGGGACACCATCGCCGCGGACTTCGAGCGCTACCTGCGCCGTCGCGGCTCCGGGCCGGGCGAAGCCGCCGGGTCCTGA
- a CDS encoding sulfite oxidase, with product MISPAKRDDMLVHQSEPYNAEPPRGALADDVVTPIAAFYGRNHGTFPDTDAATWRLCVGGMVDRPLELSLDDLRSRFTRHEEIATLQCAGNRRAGLMAVHDIPGQHPWGPGATSTARWAGARLADVLDAAGLDPAATDIAFDAPDVADEADPPQGFGGSIGVGKATAGEVLLAWEMNGEPLPVAHGAPVRVVVPGHIGARSVKWVETITARDRPSDNFFQATAYRLLPADTKDPGPGDGVALGAVALNSEILRPDDGDEVPAGPTAVTGYAFAGEDRTIIRVDVSADGGDTWVQADLDEQLGPWTWRLWHATVDVPAGRTTITARAWDSSAALQPEHPASVWNPKGYVNNSWPAVTVTGR from the coding sequence GTGATTTCTCCGGCCAAGCGCGACGACATGCTCGTCCACCAGAGCGAGCCCTACAACGCCGAGCCCCCGCGGGGCGCGCTGGCCGACGACGTCGTCACCCCGATCGCGGCGTTCTACGGGCGCAACCACGGCACGTTCCCCGACACCGACGCCGCGACCTGGCGGCTGTGCGTCGGCGGCATGGTCGACCGGCCGCTCGAGCTCTCGCTCGACGACCTCCGGAGCCGGTTCACCCGGCACGAGGAGATCGCCACCCTGCAGTGCGCCGGGAACCGGCGCGCCGGGCTGATGGCCGTGCACGACATCCCCGGTCAGCACCCGTGGGGTCCCGGCGCGACGTCGACGGCCCGCTGGGCCGGCGCGCGCCTCGCCGACGTCCTCGACGCCGCGGGCCTGGACCCGGCCGCCACCGACATCGCGTTCGACGCCCCCGACGTCGCGGACGAGGCCGACCCGCCGCAGGGCTTCGGCGGCTCGATCGGCGTCGGCAAGGCCACCGCGGGCGAGGTGCTGCTGGCGTGGGAGATGAACGGCGAGCCGCTCCCGGTCGCGCACGGCGCCCCGGTCCGGGTCGTCGTCCCCGGCCACATCGGCGCCCGCAGCGTGAAGTGGGTCGAGACGATCACGGCGCGGGACCGGCCGTCGGACAACTTCTTCCAGGCGACGGCCTACCGGCTGCTGCCCGCCGACACGAAGGACCCCGGACCGGGCGACGGCGTCGCCCTCGGTGCGGTCGCGCTGAACTCCGAGATCCTGCGCCCCGACGACGGCGACGAGGTCCCGGCCGGGCCGACCGCGGTCACCGGCTATGCCTTCGCCGGTGAGGACCGCACGATCATCCGCGTCGACGTCTCGGCCGACGGCGGCGACACCTGGGTGCAGGCCGACCTCGACGAGCAGCTCGGCCCGTGGACGTGGCGGCTCTGGCACGCCACCGTCGACGTGCCGGCCGGACGGACGACGATCACCGCGCGGGCCTGGGACAGCTCGGCCGCACTGCAGCCCGAGCACCCCGCCAGCGTCTGGAACCCGAAGGGCTACGTCAACAACTCGTGGCCCGCGGTGACCGTCACCGGCCGGTGA
- a CDS encoding MFS transporter produces the protein MIASLRRGALFAGAFLGPFGGGVTAAMLPELGADFGVPTGSAAASITAYLLPFAALMLVSGTLGERWGRRRTVVVAYGVYVLASLACVVAASWSLFLAARALQGAANAFTTPLLLATLAGSVGPDRLGRALGWFGSLQAAGQTSAPLIGGLAAEVDWRLAFYGVGAVALLLALAGLPDPGPRAAGPGSRPSLRSAWTPATLRAGLAAALGWGALAGLNFLLALRLEDAFALGSGARGLVLTALGLTGILTARLIGGAVDRVGPRRCVLTGALSGAVLVAGIGLVPVLGVVVALWALAGVSSQLVLVGVNALVLGGGGPNTGGAVSVVQALRFGGTALSPVALTPVYHADPVAGFLVPAALLAAGVPALLARRTGAQR, from the coding sequence GTGATCGCGTCCCTGCGGCGCGGGGCGCTGTTCGCCGGGGCGTTCCTCGGGCCGTTCGGTGGCGGGGTGACGGCGGCGATGCTGCCCGAACTCGGTGCCGACTTCGGCGTCCCCACCGGGTCCGCCGCCGCGTCGATCACGGCGTACCTGCTGCCGTTCGCGGCGTTGATGCTCGTCAGCGGCACCCTCGGGGAGCGTTGGGGGCGACGGCGCACCGTCGTCGTCGCATACGGGGTGTACGTCCTGGCCTCGCTGGCCTGCGTCGTGGCCGCGTCCTGGTCGCTGTTCCTGGCCGCCCGCGCGTTGCAGGGCGCGGCGAACGCGTTCACCACCCCGCTGCTGCTGGCCACGCTCGCCGGGTCGGTCGGGCCGGACCGGCTGGGGCGGGCGCTGGGATGGTTCGGGTCGCTGCAGGCGGCCGGGCAGACCTCGGCCCCGCTGATCGGTGGCCTGGCCGCGGAGGTGGACTGGCGGCTGGCGTTCTACGGCGTCGGTGCCGTCGCGCTGTTGCTGGCGCTGGCCGGGCTGCCGGATCCGGGGCCGCGGGCGGCCGGGCCGGGGTCGCGCCCGTCGCTGCGCTCGGCGTGGACGCCGGCGACGCTGCGCGCCGGTCTGGCCGCGGCGCTGGGCTGGGGCGCGCTGGCCGGGCTGAACTTCCTGCTGGCGCTGCGCCTGGAGGACGCGTTCGCGCTGGGCTCCGGGGCCCGCGGGCTGGTGCTGACCGCGCTGGGCCTGACCGGCATCCTCACCGCCCGGCTGATCGGCGGCGCGGTGGACCGGGTCGGGCCGCGGCGCTGCGTGCTCACCGGGGCGCTGTCCGGGGCGGTGCTGGTCGCCGGGATCGGGCTGGTGCCGGTGCTGGGTGTGGTGGTGGCGCTGTGGGCGCTGGCCGGGGTGTCGAGCCAGCTGGTGCTGGTCGGGGTGAACGCGCTGGTCCTGGGCGGTGGCGGGCCGAACACCGGCGGCGCGGTGTCGGTGGTGCAGGCGCTGCGGTTCGGGGGCACGGCACTGTCCCCGGTCGCGCTGACGCCGGTCTACCACGCCGACCCGGTCGCCGGGTTCCTCGTCCCCGCGGCACTCCTCGCCGCCGGCGTTCCGGCCCTGCTGGCCCGCCGCACGGGCGCGCAGCGCTAG